In Carnobacterium sp. CP1, the following are encoded in one genomic region:
- the aroF gene encoding 3-deoxy-7-phosphoheptulonate synthase, with the protein MIIVLKQEANQVEVNRLTKKLQSLGVTINHSAGSTTTILGLIGDTSKIDMSKISANQAVEKVMRVQEPYKKANRLFHPENSIISVDGEKIGGKRLGIIAGPCSVESEEQIIGIAKRVKAAGANFLRGGAFKPRTSPYSFQGLELEGLNMLKAAKAETGLPIVTELMSTKHIDAFVDDVDMVQIGARNMQNFDLLKEIGKTQLPVLLKRGLSATIQEWLMSAEYIMSEGNENVILCERGIRTYETITRNTLDLQAVPVIKKLSHLPIIIDPSHAGGYTYLVEPMAKAAVVAGADGLMIEVHDDPENAWSDGEQCLTPDEFDRLMDKAKRLAEVEGREI; encoded by the coding sequence ATGATAATTGTATTAAAACAAGAAGCGAATCAAGTTGAAGTAAACAGGTTGACAAAGAAATTACAAAGTTTAGGGGTGACAATAAACCACTCTGCTGGGTCTACAACCACTATTTTGGGTTTGATCGGGGATACGAGTAAAATCGATATGTCTAAAATATCAGCCAATCAGGCAGTTGAAAAAGTCATGCGCGTCCAAGAACCTTACAAGAAAGCCAATCGTTTATTTCATCCAGAAAATTCAATCATCTCAGTTGATGGTGAAAAAATTGGTGGCAAACGGTTAGGAATCATCGCCGGTCCTTGTTCTGTTGAAAGTGAGGAACAGATCATTGGTATTGCTAAACGTGTTAAAGCGGCAGGAGCCAATTTTTTAAGAGGAGGGGCCTTCAAACCGAGAACATCGCCATACAGTTTCCAAGGATTAGAGCTAGAGGGACTGAATATGCTGAAGGCAGCTAAAGCAGAAACCGGCTTACCGATCGTAACGGAATTAATGTCTACTAAACACATCGATGCATTTGTAGACGATGTTGATATGGTTCAAATCGGTGCACGGAACATGCAGAACTTCGATTTATTGAAAGAGATTGGAAAAACACAATTACCCGTCCTTTTGAAGCGAGGCTTATCAGCTACGATTCAAGAGTGGTTAATGTCTGCTGAATACATCATGTCTGAGGGAAATGAAAATGTCATTCTTTGTGAACGTGGGATTCGCACATACGAAACCATTACTCGAAATACGTTAGATTTGCAAGCTGTGCCCGTTATCAAAAAATTATCTCATTTGCCTATCATTATCGATCCAAGTCACGCTGGCGGCTACACTTACTTAGTGGAACCAATGGCTAAAGCAGCTGTAGTTGCTGGAGCAGATGGTTTAATGATTGAAGTTCATGACGATCCTGAGAATGCTTGGAGCGATGGCGAACAATGCCTGACTCCAGATGAGTTCGATCGTTTGATGGATAAAGCCAAACGATTAGCAGAAGTTGAAGGAAGAGAAATTTAA
- the aroQ gene encoding type II 3-dehydroquinate dehydratase: protein MKIMVINGPNLNFTGIREKEVYGAKTFKEICTFIQTEGENRKHDLTLFQSNSEGEIIDALQKAFNEQYDGIIINPGAYTHYSYAIHDAIKSIQIATVEVHMSNIHQREDFRKISVTAPACIGQVTGFGTDGYLLAMDALNMHQLKQSEGESL from the coding sequence ATGAAAATCATGGTGATCAATGGACCCAACCTAAATTTTACCGGCATCAGAGAAAAAGAAGTCTATGGTGCCAAAACGTTTAAGGAGATTTGTACCTTTATCCAAACTGAAGGTGAAAACCGAAAGCATGATTTAACATTGTTTCAAAGCAATTCTGAAGGCGAAATAATAGACGCTTTACAAAAGGCCTTTAATGAACAGTATGATGGTATCATTATCAATCCCGGAGCTTATACACATTACAGCTACGCTATTCATGATGCTATCAAAAGCATCCAGATTGCTACCGTTGAAGTACATATGTCGAATATCCATCAACGAGAAGATTTCAGAAAAATCTCTGTCACCGCTCCAGCATGCATTGGACAAGTAACAGGATTTGGAACAGATGGTTATCTACTCGCTATGGATGCTTTAAATATGCACCAACTAAAGCAATCCGAGGGGGAATCGTTATGA
- the pheA gene encoding prephenate dehydratase, with product MTEIEEYRKKIDEIDQQLTQLFEQRMETVKKVGQYKKAKHLPIYNENREAEVISKNQAYLVDSAYQQGLALFFQQLMAISKRLQNKNSSTEQPLDLPFVPASSKKTKKNPKVGCYGAEGSFSEEAMLSYFGSVEQPHYFTKFEDVFSAIEQNDIDYGVVPIENSSTGAITKIYDLLTQYDFYIVGEQYIHVDQYLVGFQDTELANVAEVYSHPQGFEQSMLFLNQHPEWKWIPYRSTSESAKLVSELKDLTKVAISSKRAADRYNLTVLQEKVNDQHENSTRFIVLSKRLESSDVCSKVSVLFSIEHRVGTLHHLLHHFAENKLNLIKIESRPVANEPWHYLFYIDFEGNVNMPEVQQALQTIHQTSSFFKVIGTYQAAEKNKK from the coding sequence ATGACAGAAATTGAAGAGTACCGAAAAAAAATCGATGAGATCGATCAGCAACTGACCCAACTCTTTGAACAGCGAATGGAGACGGTCAAAAAAGTCGGCCAATATAAAAAAGCTAAACACTTACCCATCTATAATGAAAATAGAGAAGCAGAAGTTATTAGTAAAAACCAAGCTTATTTGGTGGATTCTGCTTATCAACAAGGACTAGCTTTATTTTTTCAACAGCTGATGGCTATTTCAAAAAGGTTACAAAACAAAAACTCCAGCACAGAACAACCGTTGGACTTGCCTTTTGTTCCAGCTTCTTCTAAAAAAACTAAAAAAAATCCTAAAGTTGGGTGTTATGGAGCAGAAGGATCTTTTAGTGAAGAAGCCATGTTGAGTTACTTTGGTTCGGTTGAACAACCACATTACTTTACTAAGTTCGAAGATGTTTTTTCAGCTATTGAACAAAATGACATTGACTATGGGGTTGTGCCGATTGAAAACTCATCGACAGGAGCTATTACAAAAATTTATGACTTATTAACTCAATACGATTTTTACATCGTTGGAGAACAATACATCCACGTAGACCAGTATTTGGTTGGGTTCCAGGACACCGAACTTGCTAACGTCGCTGAAGTCTATTCTCATCCACAGGGTTTTGAACAAAGCATGCTTTTTTTAAATCAGCATCCTGAGTGGAAGTGGATACCTTATCGTAGTACTTCAGAGAGTGCCAAATTAGTCAGCGAATTAAAAGACCTTACCAAAGTTGCTATTTCCAGTAAACGAGCTGCAGATCGATACAACCTTACTGTACTTCAAGAAAAGGTCAATGATCAACATGAGAACAGCACGCGTTTTATTGTGTTATCAAAACGGTTAGAATCGTCTGATGTATGCAGCAAAGTTAGTGTTCTCTTTTCAATTGAACATCGAGTGGGGACGCTGCATCATTTGTTGCACCACTTCGCTGAAAACAAATTGAATTTGATAAAAATCGAATCTCGTCCAGTCGCCAATGAACCCTGGCATTATCTGTTTTACATTGATTTTGAAGGAAACGTAAACATGCCAGAAGTTCAACAAGCATTGCAAACCATTCACCAAACGAGTTCTTTTTTTAAAGTCATCGGCACCTATCAGGCCGCTGAAAAAAATAAAAAATAA
- the obgE gene encoding GTPase ObgE, whose protein sequence is MFLDQVTINVKAGKGGDGMVAFRREKYVPDGGPAGGDGGKGGSLIFVVDEGLRTLMDFRFTRHYKAEDGENGMSKSMHGRGAGDKVVKVPPGTVVRDIDTGIVLGDLIHDGQRLVVAKGGRGGRGNVRFATPRNPAPEVAENGEPGEERNLELELKVLADVGLVGYPSVGKSTLLSVVSAARPKIGAYHFTTLVPNLGMVQTDNGKSFVMADLPGLIEGASQGIGLGIQFLRHIERTRVILHVIDMSGSEGRDPYDDYVTINNELESYDLRLMERPQLIVANKMDMPEAEENLKAFRKKIQALKKDEYDDDILIFPISAVTHKGTSNLLNATADILDVTSEFQLEELDQEEETVLYKYTPEEKGYEITRDPDATWVLSGEKLEKLFKMTNFSHDESIRRFARQLRAMGIDEEMRERGAVDGDTVRIMKYEFEFVE, encoded by the coding sequence ATGTTTTTAGATCAAGTAACAATTAATGTGAAAGCCGGAAAAGGCGGCGATGGCATGGTTGCTTTCAGGCGCGAAAAGTATGTGCCGGATGGCGGACCAGCAGGTGGAGATGGCGGAAAAGGCGGAAGTTTGATTTTTGTCGTAGACGAAGGTCTCCGTACGTTAATGGATTTCCGTTTCACGCGTCACTATAAAGCTGAAGATGGCGAAAATGGAATGAGTAAAAGTATGCACGGTCGTGGGGCAGGCGATAAAGTAGTTAAAGTTCCGCCTGGTACGGTTGTGCGTGATATAGATACAGGTATTGTCCTAGGCGATTTGATTCATGATGGTCAACGCTTAGTTGTCGCAAAAGGCGGACGCGGCGGACGTGGCAATGTTCGTTTCGCTACTCCAAGAAACCCAGCACCAGAAGTTGCTGAAAATGGTGAGCCTGGCGAAGAACGCAATTTAGAACTAGAATTAAAAGTCTTAGCGGATGTTGGATTAGTTGGTTACCCATCTGTGGGGAAATCAACTTTGCTATCTGTTGTTTCTGCAGCCCGGCCTAAAATCGGAGCGTATCATTTTACGACATTGGTTCCTAATTTAGGAATGGTTCAAACGGACAATGGCAAAAGTTTTGTTATGGCCGACTTACCAGGACTGATTGAAGGGGCTTCACAGGGTATTGGGCTTGGGATTCAGTTTTTACGTCATATTGAGCGGACACGAGTTATTCTGCATGTCATTGATATGAGCGGCAGCGAAGGAAGAGATCCTTATGATGACTATGTAACCATCAATAACGAATTAGAAAGTTATGATTTACGGTTGATGGAACGTCCTCAATTAATTGTTGCGAATAAAATGGATATGCCAGAAGCAGAAGAAAATTTAAAAGCTTTCAGAAAAAAAATACAAGCACTGAAAAAAGATGAATACGACGATGATATTTTAATTTTCCCGATTTCGGCAGTCACTCATAAAGGAACAAGCAATTTATTGAATGCAACAGCCGACATATTGGACGTTACTTCGGAATTCCAATTAGAAGAATTGGATCAAGAAGAAGAAACAGTACTCTATAAATATACCCCAGAAGAAAAAGGGTATGAAATCACAAGAGATCCAGATGCTACATGGGTTCTTTCTGGTGAGAAACTTGAAAAACTGTTCAAGATGACTAATTTCAGCCACGATGAATCCATCAGACGTTTTGCTCGTCAATTAAGAGCTATGGGCATTGATGAAGAAATGCGCGAAAGAGGCGCAGTAGACGGAGATACAGTTCGTATTATGAAATATGAATTTGAGTTTGTTGAGTAG
- a CDS encoding peptidylprolyl isomerase has protein sequence MKSTKLLLGGLLFIIAVAMIIYGVFFLIPSQPTTSSTQISSTSLSTTKETIHSFPQLSTDIAENETAVDMVTSMGTIKIKLFPELAPKAVENFISLSKKGYYDGTIFHRVIQDFMIQGGDPEGTGTGGESIWREPFEVEPSDQLYHIRGALAMAKTNAPISIGSQFFIVQNQQDMSSSIADTVPNEIAEAYEKGGYPSLDGHYTVFGQVIHGMEVVDAIAALKTAKNDLPIEPVTVDSIVVHE, from the coding sequence ATGAAATCAACTAAACTTCTGCTCGGAGGTCTCTTATTCATCATAGCCGTAGCTATGATTATTTATGGTGTCTTTTTTCTGATTCCTAGTCAACCAACGACTTCATCAACACAAATAAGTTCGACCTCCCTTTCCACAACAAAAGAAACAATCCATTCCTTTCCACAACTGTCAACAGATATCGCTGAAAATGAAACAGCGGTAGATATGGTAACTTCTATGGGGACCATCAAAATCAAACTTTTTCCTGAATTAGCGCCTAAAGCAGTAGAGAATTTTATTTCCCTCAGCAAAAAAGGCTATTACGATGGAACCATTTTCCATCGTGTGATTCAAGATTTTATGATTCAAGGTGGCGATCCTGAAGGAACGGGTACAGGTGGCGAAAGTATCTGGAGAGAACCATTCGAAGTAGAGCCTTCTGATCAGCTTTATCATATTAGAGGGGCGCTTGCGATGGCAAAAACCAATGCTCCTATTTCAATCGGCAGTCAATTTTTCATTGTTCAAAATCAACAAGACATGTCGAGCTCTATAGCAGATACTGTCCCTAATGAAATAGCTGAAGCTTACGAAAAAGGCGGTTATCCATCATTGGATGGCCATTATACTGTTTTCGGTCAAGTCATTCATGGTATGGAAGTTGTCGACGCCATCGCTGCTTTAAAAACTGCTAAAAATGATTTGCCTATTGAACCTGTAACAGTAGATTCTATTGTCGTCCATGAATAA
- a CDS encoding shikimate kinase: protein MKTNIVLIGMPGCGKSTFGKRLSKEIDFSFIDMDVYIETYSSQTIAQLWEVGEDHFRNIETAVCKLLTKENYTIVSSGGGIIKREENIRLLKKTSYIFFIDRPLELIMRDIDVSGRPLLKNDKQTLVGLFEQRIEQYRAAADFIIENDTTPATAVQQMHTFIQHLKLVEKESLSE from the coding sequence ATGAAAACAAATATTGTGCTAATTGGTATGCCTGGTTGCGGCAAGTCAACCTTTGGAAAAAGACTCAGCAAAGAAATTGATTTTTCTTTTATAGATATGGACGTTTATATCGAAACCTACAGCTCTCAAACGATTGCTCAACTTTGGGAAGTTGGAGAAGATCATTTCCGCAATATCGAAACAGCTGTTTGCAAACTGTTAACCAAAGAAAACTATACTATTGTTTCCTCTGGCGGCGGCATTATTAAAAGAGAGGAAAACATTCGGCTATTAAAAAAGACGTCTTATATTTTTTTTATTGATCGGCCATTGGAACTGATTATGCGAGATATCGATGTTTCGGGAAGGCCGCTTTTAAAAAACGATAAACAAACATTGGTCGGTTTATTTGAACAACGAATTGAACAGTATCGTGCAGCTGCTGATTTCATCATCGAAAACGATACAACCCCTGCCACAGCCGTGCAGCAGATGCATACGTTTATTCAACACTTAAAGCTAGTTGAAAAGGAGAGTTTATCAGAATGA
- the aroB gene encoding 3-dehydroquinate synthase — protein sequence MAELVVDLKEQSYPLKIRKGLLNDVGLEITRFYHGKKVAIITDQTVARYYEKQVKEGLLKEGYEVVVIALPPGEESKSLNQLPFLYKALIDFGLTRSDLIVALGGGVVGDVGGFSAATFLRGIPFVQIPTTLLAQVDSSIGGKVAVDLPEGKNLVGSFYHPVLVLIDPLVLETLSDRFFYDGMAEVIKYACILDVDFFAFLKTLKTRAEMTKQIEQIIYTCCSLKKAIVESDERDTAERMLLNFGHTLGHALETFYAYKKYTHGEAVAIGMYQITLLAEEKGLSAIGTAETIKSLLIQYHLPYTLEHKDYAAVLEYVALDKKNINGVLKVVLLKTIGKSYLEETTATFFVN from the coding sequence ATGGCAGAATTAGTAGTCGATTTAAAAGAACAGAGCTATCCATTAAAAATTCGCAAAGGACTCTTAAATGACGTTGGTTTAGAAATCACTCGTTTCTACCATGGGAAAAAAGTAGCCATCATAACCGATCAAACCGTTGCACGTTATTATGAAAAGCAAGTAAAGGAGGGTCTGTTGAAAGAGGGATACGAGGTTGTGGTGATTGCCCTTCCTCCAGGAGAAGAATCTAAATCTTTGAATCAGCTGCCATTTTTGTATAAAGCATTAATCGATTTTGGATTAACGAGAAGCGATTTAATTGTAGCGCTGGGAGGCGGAGTTGTTGGGGATGTTGGAGGATTTTCCGCTGCCACTTTTTTAAGAGGAATCCCATTTGTTCAAATCCCGACGACTTTACTGGCACAGGTTGACAGCAGCATCGGCGGAAAAGTTGCTGTTGATTTGCCAGAAGGAAAAAATTTGGTAGGCAGCTTTTACCATCCTGTATTAGTTTTGATCGACCCGCTTGTTTTGGAAACGTTAAGCGATCGTTTCTTTTACGATGGGATGGCAGAAGTCATTAAGTATGCTTGTATCCTAGACGTTGATTTCTTTGCTTTTTTAAAAACGCTAAAGACTAGAGCAGAGATGACAAAACAAATCGAACAAATTATTTATACGTGTTGTTCTCTAAAAAAAGCAATCGTTGAATCAGACGAAAGAGATACTGCTGAACGAATGTTGTTAAATTTTGGTCATACCCTTGGTCATGCTTTGGAAACATTTTACGCTTATAAAAAGTACACTCACGGGGAAGCTGTTGCCATTGGGATGTATCAAATCACATTGCTTGCCGAAGAAAAAGGATTATCGGCTATTGGCACAGCTGAAACGATCAAATCGCTTTTGATCCAATATCATTTGCCCTACACCTTAGAACACAAAGATTATGCAGCAGTATTGGAGTATGTAGCACTTGATAAAAAGAATATAAACGGGGTTTTAAAAGTTGTTTTATTAAAAACTATTGGAAAATCGTATTTGGAAGAAACAACCGCCACATTTTTTGTGAATTAA
- the aroE gene encoding shikimate dehydrogenase, with protein sequence MEFYGLLGKTLKHSLSPNIHQEIYRMLTIQGAYKLFEVTEADFPKAVAALKLLTIKGANVTIPYKQTILPYLDSVSSEAQRMQAVNTVLLKDGKLIGYNTDYHGFGMIFENHAIPIQGKTATLLGNGGSAKMAITYLLDHGIEQIRVVSRKTSQRPVINHPKISYLTYEAIASINSDLLINTTPIGMYPNCGISPVNEQVISQHLILIDLIYNPTETLFLETGRRLNKPAYNGLEMLIGQAIKSVEIWQEQIIPLTVSQKIIQDFQNKFK encoded by the coding sequence ATGGAGTTCTATGGATTACTAGGAAAAACCTTGAAGCACAGCCTTTCCCCTAACATTCATCAAGAAATTTACCGTATGCTAACTATTCAAGGTGCATATAAACTGTTTGAAGTTACAGAAGCTGATTTTCCAAAAGCAGTAGCAGCTTTAAAATTATTAACTATTAAAGGTGCAAATGTAACCATTCCTTATAAACAAACCATTTTGCCTTATTTAGATTCTGTCTCTTCTGAAGCTCAACGGATGCAAGCAGTCAATACAGTTTTATTAAAAGATGGAAAGCTGATTGGTTACAATACAGACTATCATGGGTTTGGCATGATTTTTGAAAATCATGCCATTCCTATTCAAGGGAAAACCGCAACACTGTTAGGAAACGGCGGTTCTGCGAAAATGGCTATAACTTATTTGCTAGATCATGGTATTGAACAGATACGCGTTGTTTCAAGAAAAACGTCTCAACGTCCGGTCATAAATCACCCCAAAATCAGTTACCTGACTTACGAAGCCATTGCTTCAATTAACAGCGATTTATTAATCAACACCACTCCAATTGGTATGTACCCAAACTGTGGGATTTCACCAGTAAATGAACAGGTTATTTCACAGCATCTGATTTTGATTGATTTGATTTACAATCCGACAGAAACGCTCTTTTTAGAAACAGGAAGACGTTTAAATAAACCAGCTTATAATGGATTAGAAATGCTCATTGGTCAAGCAATTAAATCCGTTGAAATTTGGCAAGAACAAATTATCCCTCTCACTGTTTCCCAAAAGATAATTCAAGATTTTCAAAACAAATTTAAGTAG
- the aroA gene encoding 3-phosphoshikimate 1-carboxyvinyltransferase → MTDLILTPAKLSGAVTVPPSKSMAHRAVICAALSEGKSLLTNIEHSDDIIATIEAMRSLGASFNRKEAGLEVAGIDWEAETVNELEKDQSRTIDCNESGSTLRFLIPIATLFEGDTRFIGRGNLGTRPLEPYYQIFDRQGIAYTKQANQLHLTINGDLQPDLFELRGDVSSQFISGLLFALPLLKNDSKIVITTELESKGYIDLTLSMMQTFGIEVLNNDYRELIIKGNQRYQKQEYRIEGDYSQAAFFLCADALANQVVVQDLKPHSLQGDREIIAILERMGVEILSTPHALEGKPTGRLKAALIDGSQCPDIIPVVSLVAALSEGTTEIINAGRLRIKECDRLKAVTSELSKLGAVIFETADGLIIEGVEQLVGGVEVWSHKDHRIAMMLAIAATVCQEPIVLKDAECVSKSYPHFWEDYTMLGGNSHERCLGK, encoded by the coding sequence ATGACGGATTTAATTCTAACACCAGCTAAATTGTCCGGAGCCGTTACAGTTCCTCCTTCTAAGAGTATGGCCCACCGAGCCGTGATCTGCGCAGCGTTAAGCGAAGGAAAGAGCTTGTTGACAAACATTGAACATTCTGATGATATTATAGCTACCATTGAAGCCATGCGCTCGTTAGGAGCCAGTTTCAATAGAAAAGAAGCTGGTTTGGAAGTAGCAGGTATCGACTGGGAAGCTGAAACAGTAAATGAGCTCGAAAAAGACCAGTCAAGGACAATCGACTGTAACGAATCAGGTTCAACACTGCGTTTTTTGATTCCAATCGCTACTCTATTCGAAGGCGACACACGTTTTATCGGCAGAGGTAATTTAGGCACACGTCCGTTAGAGCCCTATTATCAAATTTTTGATAGGCAAGGAATTGCCTACACAAAACAAGCAAACCAATTGCATTTGACGATCAATGGAGACTTACAACCTGATTTATTCGAATTACGAGGCGATGTTAGTTCACAGTTTATTTCTGGTTTATTATTTGCACTGCCGCTGTTAAAGAATGATTCAAAAATCGTCATCACAACAGAATTGGAATCTAAAGGTTACATAGATTTAACATTAAGTATGATGCAAACTTTTGGTATCGAGGTTTTGAACAATGACTATCGTGAATTGATCATTAAAGGAAATCAGCGTTATCAAAAACAAGAGTATCGAATTGAAGGAGATTATTCGCAAGCTGCCTTTTTCTTATGTGCAGATGCACTAGCAAATCAAGTTGTCGTTCAAGACTTAAAGCCCCATTCATTACAAGGCGATCGAGAAATTATTGCCATCTTGGAACGAATGGGTGTTGAAATATTAAGCACTCCTCACGCTTTAGAAGGCAAGCCAACAGGCAGGTTAAAAGCTGCGTTAATTGACGGTTCACAATGCCCTGATATCATTCCCGTCGTTTCTTTAGTTGCTGCTTTGAGCGAAGGGACAACAGAAATTATTAATGCAGGAAGATTAAGAATCAAAGAATGCGACCGTTTAAAAGCTGTTACCAGTGAATTATCTAAACTAGGAGCAGTAATTTTTGAAACAGCAGATGGGTTGATTATTGAAGGAGTTGAGCAGCTTGTTGGAGGCGTTGAAGTTTGGAGTCACAAAGACCATCGTATTGCTATGATGTTAGCCATTGCAGCTACCGTTTGCCAAGAACCAATCGTCTTGAAAGATGCTGAATGTGTCTCAAAATCTTATCCTCATTTTTGGGAAGATTATACTATGTTAGGAGGAAACAGCCATGAGCGGTGTTTGGGGAAATAA
- the rnz gene encoding ribonuclease Z, translating into MELLFLGTGAGVPAKHRNVTSIALKLLEERNSIWLFDCGEATQQQILHTTLKPRKINKIFITHLHGDHIFGLPGLISSRAFQGGEDPLTIYGPKGIKNFVLTSLKVSGTFLKYPLNFHEIHEAGVIFEDAQFKVSCLPLEHGIQSFGYRVEEADHQGSLKVEKLKEAGVPFGPLYGKLKNGETITLADGRIFNGQDFIGETQKGRVVAILGDTKKTANSAILAQNADVLVHESTFEGSDRKMARDYNHSTNLDAAEVALDAGVKQLLLTHISARYLGKDVHLLEKEAQKIFKQTHIVKDFEEIDIPLKRTTTKK; encoded by the coding sequence ATGGAATTATTATTTTTAGGAACCGGTGCAGGAGTTCCGGCAAAACATCGCAATGTCACAAGCATTGCACTAAAATTGTTAGAAGAACGAAACAGTATTTGGCTATTTGATTGTGGAGAAGCCACGCAACAGCAAATTCTGCACACTACTTTAAAACCGCGTAAGATAAATAAGATTTTTATTACACATCTTCATGGAGATCATATTTTTGGATTGCCTGGTTTGATCAGCAGCCGAGCTTTTCAAGGGGGAGAAGACCCATTAACGATTTACGGACCAAAAGGCATCAAAAATTTTGTGTTGACCAGTTTGAAAGTTTCAGGTACTTTTTTGAAGTATCCATTAAATTTTCATGAAATTCATGAAGCAGGTGTGATTTTTGAAGATGCACAATTTAAGGTTTCATGCTTGCCGCTAGAACACGGCATCCAATCGTTTGGTTACCGAGTTGAAGAAGCTGATCATCAAGGAAGTCTGAAAGTTGAAAAATTAAAAGAAGCCGGAGTGCCTTTTGGTCCGCTGTATGGAAAGTTAAAGAACGGCGAAACCATTACTTTAGCGGATGGTCGGATTTTTAACGGTCAAGATTTTATTGGAGAAACACAAAAAGGACGAGTGGTCGCTATTTTAGGAGATACAAAAAAAACTGCCAATAGTGCTATTTTAGCTCAAAATGCTGACGTATTGGTACATGAAAGCACCTTTGAAGGATCTGATCGAAAAATGGCTCGTGACTACAACCATTCAACGAATCTGGATGCAGCTGAAGTTGCTTTAGATGCAGGCGTTAAACAACTGCTTTTAACTCATATCAGCGCTCGCTACCTTGGAAAAGATGTTCATCTATTGGAAAAAGAAGCACAAAAAATCTTTAAACAGACTCATATCGTAAAGGATTTTGAAGAAATTGATATTCCGTTAAAAAGAACGACAACTAAGAAATGA
- the aroC gene encoding chorismate synthase, whose amino-acid sequence MSGVWGNKLKISIFGESHGVGIGVVINGLPTGFEVDWDEVLVEMARRAPGQNDLTTPRKESDLPEVLSGLFEGKTTGAPLTAIIRNQDTRSKDYSQLKNIMRPGQADYPGHVRYGGHNDHRGSGHFSGRITAPLVFAGAICKQLLAEKGIMIGSHIKSIGTIQDISFNETTVTKEQLEKFKTEQLPVFNEAKAEEMKQLILAAKQEGDSVGGTVECMVLGLEAGYGNPFFDSIESTLAHLMFSVPAVKGIEFGTGFAITELFGSQSNDAYYYEGDQIKTATNHNGGIIGGISNGMPIVFRAAVKPPASITKKQQTINISEKKDAELVIEGRHDPCIVPRVLPVIEAVTAIGILDLML is encoded by the coding sequence ATGAGCGGTGTTTGGGGAAATAAATTAAAAATTTCTATTTTTGGCGAATCACATGGGGTTGGAATCGGAGTGGTGATCAATGGATTGCCAACGGGTTTTGAAGTTGATTGGGATGAAGTATTAGTAGAAATGGCTAGAAGAGCGCCAGGTCAAAATGATTTAACCACCCCTCGGAAAGAATCTGATTTACCTGAGGTTTTAAGCGGGTTGTTTGAAGGGAAAACAACAGGTGCTCCTTTAACCGCGATTATACGCAATCAGGATACCCGTTCTAAAGACTACAGTCAGTTGAAAAACATTATGCGTCCTGGGCAAGCAGACTACCCTGGACACGTGCGTTATGGCGGTCACAATGATCATCGCGGCAGCGGTCACTTTTCGGGAAGGATCACCGCTCCTTTGGTTTTTGCTGGAGCGATCTGCAAACAACTACTAGCTGAAAAAGGCATAATGATTGGGTCGCATATCAAGAGCATCGGTACGATTCAAGATATCAGCTTCAATGAAACTACCGTAACTAAAGAGCAACTAGAAAAATTTAAGACAGAACAATTGCCTGTTTTTAATGAAGCAAAAGCAGAAGAGATGAAGCAGCTGATTTTAGCTGCAAAACAAGAGGGTGATTCTGTTGGCGGAACGGTAGAATGTATGGTTTTAGGTTTAGAAGCCGGATACGGCAATCCTTTTTTCGATTCTATTGAATCAACGCTCGCTCATTTAATGTTCTCTGTTCCAGCAGTCAAGGGAATTGAATTTGGAACAGGCTTTGCCATTACAGAACTTTTTGGTTCACAGAGCAATGACGCTTACTACTATGAAGGGGATCAAATTAAAACGGCTACCAATCATAACGGCGGAATCATCGGAGGAATTTCAAACGGGATGCCGATTGTTTTTCGCGCAGCTGTAAAACCTCCTGCATCGATTACAAAAAAACAGCAAACGATCAACATTTCAGAAAAAAAAGACGCGGAGCTAGTGATCGAAGGACGACATGATCCTTGCATCGTTCCAAGAGTTTTGCCAGTTATTGAAGCTGTAACAGCTATTGGAATATTAGATCTGATGCTTTAG